A single genomic interval of Musa acuminata AAA Group cultivar baxijiao chromosome BXJ3-4, Cavendish_Baxijiao_AAA, whole genome shotgun sequence harbors:
- the LOC103981098 gene encoding uncharacterized protein LOC103981098, protein MKESGGLEQRRRRRRWFCCVLCILVLVLLVVTAVVLALTVFKIRDPTGELVSVTVSGVSPRVDLPALRVELNVTLDLAVRVHNHNYASFTHAPGGRTSLLYRGTQVGEADVAPGRIPSRGSELLRLTLAVEVDRIVAELGSLLSDVVAGAVAFDTVTRLPGRVTLLGFIKRHAVATSDCHVVIGVSDLSVRSQDCTYKTNL, encoded by the coding sequence ATGAAGGAATCCGGTGGCTTAGAGCAACGCAGGCGCCGCCGACGTTGGTTCTGCTGCGTTCTCTGcatcctcgtcctcgtcctcctagTCGTCACGGCCGTCGTCCTCGCACTCACCGTCTTCAAGATCCGCGACCCGACGGGTGAGCTCGTCTCCGTCACGGTCTCCGGTGTCTCTCCCCGCGTCGATCTCCCCGCCCTGCGCGTGGAGCTCAACGTGACCCTCGACCTGGCGGTGCGCGTCCACAACCACAACTACGCATCCTTCACCCACGCCCCCGGCGGCCGCACCAGCCTTCTGTACCGCGGAACCCAGGTCGGGGAGGCCGACGTGGCGCCCGGCCGGATCCCGTCTCGGGGGTCGGAGCTCCTCCGGCTCACCCTGGCGGTGGAGGTGGACCGGATCGTGGCGGAGCTGGGCAGCCTTCTGTCGGACGTCGTCGCGGGGGCGGTGGCATTCGACACGGTGACGAGGCTGCCGGGTCGGGTCACCCTCCTGGGGTTCATAAAGCGCCACGCAGTGGCCACCTCCGACTGCCACGTGGTCATCGGCGTCTCCGACCTCAGCGTGCGCAGCCAGGATTGTACGTATAAGACAAACCTCTAA